A stretch of Vigna angularis cultivar LongXiaoDou No.4 chromosome 4, ASM1680809v1, whole genome shotgun sequence DNA encodes these proteins:
- the LOC108329950 gene encoding E2F transcription factor-like E2FE isoform X1 — protein MSTSSTHHTYSRKQKSLGLLCTNFLRLYNRDGVRLIGLDDAASRLGVERRRIYDIVNVLESVGVLARKAKNQYTWKGFSAIPEALQELKEDGLKENPGSFDDSNDSAKVSDDEDEEETSPIVNTESQNDKEIPDSTALGLSSKNENRREKSLALLTQNFVKLFICSSIEMISLDEAAKLLLGNANTSIMRTKVRRLYDIANVLSSMNLIEKTHTTNTRKPAFRWLGWRGKAWSESVDLAHNSNFNEPGKRKFGTDITNTSFKRSKTDFLLDGLTCKMQNQQENISYRVQLDRSNFEKDAKQTSKGYQFGPFAPAYVPKVGTSENNSGNQVHDWDSLAQVHRPQYQNQALRDLFSHYMDAWKSWYSEVAEKKPTKTL, from the exons ATGTCTACCTCCTCAACCCACCACACCTATAGCCGAAAGCAGAAATCACTCGGCTTATTGTGTACCAA TTTTCTCAGGCTTTACAACAGAGATGGCGTCCGCTTAATTGGTCTCGATGACGCCGCATCGCGATTAGGTGTTGAGAGACGCCGGATCTACGACATCGTCAATGTCCTAGAGAGCGTCGGG GTGCTGGCCAGAAAAGCTAAGAATCAGTATACCTGGAAAGGCTTTTCTGCGATTCCCGAGGCTTTGCAAGAACTCAAG GAAGATGGTTTGAAAGAGAATCCTGGATCTTTTGATGACTCCAATGACAGCGCGAAA GTGTCTGACGATGAGGATGAGGAGGAAACTTCTCCCATTGTCAATACTGAAAGTCAGAATGACAAGGAAATTCCTGATTCCACCGCTCTTGGTCTATCTTCTAAGAatg AAAACAGAAGGGAAAAATCTCTGGCATTGCTTACTCAGAATTTTGTTAAGCTTTTTATCTGCTCTAGT ATCGAAATGATCTCCCTTGACGAAGCTGCAAAGCTGTTGCTTGGAAATGCTAATACATCAATAATGAGGA CTAAAGTCAGACGCCTATATGATATTGCAAATGTGTTATCCTCCATGAACCTAATCGAGAAG ACCCATACAACAAATACAAGAAAACCAGCATTTAGATGGTTGGGATGGAGAGGTAAAGCATGGAGTGAATCAGTTGACTTAGCTCACAATTCAAATTTCAACGAGCCAGGGAAAAGAAAGTTTGGAACTGACATCACAAACACAAGTTTTAAAAGGAGCAAAACTGATTTTCTCTTGGATGGCCTCACCTGTAAAATGCAAAATCAACAAGAAAATATCAGTTACAGAGTACAGCTCGACAGAAGCAACTTTGAAAAAGATGCAAAACAAACTTCAAAGGGCTATCAATTTGGTCCTTTCGCTCCAGCTTATGTGCCCAAAGTCGGAACCTCTGAAAATAATAGCGGGAATCAGGTGCATGACTGGGACAGCCTCGCACAGGTTCATCGTCCTCAGTATCAAAACCAAG CTTTGAGAGATCTATTCTCTCACTACATGGATGCGTGGAAATCATGGTACTCTGAAGTTGCTGAGAAGAAGCCAACGAAAACCTTATAA
- the LOC108329950 gene encoding E2F transcription factor-like E2FE isoform X2, producing MSTSSTHHTYSRKQKSLGLLCTNFLRLYNRDGVRLIGLDDAASRLGVERRRIYDIVNVLESVGVLARKAKNQYTWKGFSAIPEALQELKEDGLKENPGSFDDSNDSAKVSDDEDEEETSPIVNTESQNDKEIPDSTALGLSSKNENRREKSLALLTQNFVKLFICSSIEMISLDEAAKLLLGNANTSIMRTKVRRLYDIANVLSSMNLIEKTHTTNTRKPAFRWLGWRGKAWSESVDLAHNSNFNEPGKRKFGTDITNTSFKRSKTDFLLDGLTCKMQNQQENISYRVQLDRSNFEKDAKQTSKGYQFGPFAPAYVPKVGTSENNSGNQVHDWDSLAQVHRPQYQNQGI from the exons ATGTCTACCTCCTCAACCCACCACACCTATAGCCGAAAGCAGAAATCACTCGGCTTATTGTGTACCAA TTTTCTCAGGCTTTACAACAGAGATGGCGTCCGCTTAATTGGTCTCGATGACGCCGCATCGCGATTAGGTGTTGAGAGACGCCGGATCTACGACATCGTCAATGTCCTAGAGAGCGTCGGG GTGCTGGCCAGAAAAGCTAAGAATCAGTATACCTGGAAAGGCTTTTCTGCGATTCCCGAGGCTTTGCAAGAACTCAAG GAAGATGGTTTGAAAGAGAATCCTGGATCTTTTGATGACTCCAATGACAGCGCGAAA GTGTCTGACGATGAGGATGAGGAGGAAACTTCTCCCATTGTCAATACTGAAAGTCAGAATGACAAGGAAATTCCTGATTCCACCGCTCTTGGTCTATCTTCTAAGAatg AAAACAGAAGGGAAAAATCTCTGGCATTGCTTACTCAGAATTTTGTTAAGCTTTTTATCTGCTCTAGT ATCGAAATGATCTCCCTTGACGAAGCTGCAAAGCTGTTGCTTGGAAATGCTAATACATCAATAATGAGGA CTAAAGTCAGACGCCTATATGATATTGCAAATGTGTTATCCTCCATGAACCTAATCGAGAAG ACCCATACAACAAATACAAGAAAACCAGCATTTAGATGGTTGGGATGGAGAGGTAAAGCATGGAGTGAATCAGTTGACTTAGCTCACAATTCAAATTTCAACGAGCCAGGGAAAAGAAAGTTTGGAACTGACATCACAAACACAAGTTTTAAAAGGAGCAAAACTGATTTTCTCTTGGATGGCCTCACCTGTAAAATGCAAAATCAACAAGAAAATATCAGTTACAGAGTACAGCTCGACAGAAGCAACTTTGAAAAAGATGCAAAACAAACTTCAAAGGGCTATCAATTTGGTCCTTTCGCTCCAGCTTATGTGCCCAAAGTCGGAACCTCTGAAAATAATAGCGGGAATCAGGTGCATGACTGGGACAGCCTCGCACAGGTTCATCGTCCTCAGTATCAAAACCAAGGTATCTAG
- the LOC108330614 gene encoding uncharacterized protein LOC108330614, with protein MVTADERVVAVIMVGGPTKGTRFRPLSFNVPKPLFPLAGQPMVHHPISACKRIPNLAQIYLIGFYEEREFALYVSSISNELKIPVRYLKEDRPHGSAGGLYHFRDLMMEDDPSYIFLLNCDVCCSFPLPEMLDAHKRYGGMGTILVVKVSAESASEFGELVADPTTNELLHYTEKPETFVSDRINCGVYIFTPDIFTAIEGVSTQRKDRANLRRVSSFEAMQPDPRTLPANYVRLDQDILSPLAGKKQLYIYETNDFWEQIKTPGMSIKCSSLYLAQFRHTSPHLLANGDGIKKAGITGDVYIHPSAKVHPSAKIGPSVSISANARIGAGARLKNCIILDDVEIKENAVVSHAIVGWKSSIGLWARVQASGDYNAKLGVTILGESVTVEDEVVVFNSIVLPHKTLNVGVQDEILL; from the exons ATGGTAACTGCAGATGAGAGGGTCGTCGCTGTGATCATGGTTGGAGGACCCACTAAAG GTACTAGATTTCGTCCATTGTCATTCAACGTACCCAAGCCACTGTTTCCATTAGCAGGACAACCAATGGTTCATCATCCTATTTCTGCTTGTAAAAGG ATTCCTAATTTGGCTCAGATTTATCTGATTGGTTTCTATGAGGAACGTGAATTTGCCTTATATGTATCTTCTATCTCCAATGAGCTTAAAATCCCTGTTAG ATACTTGAAGGAAGACAGACCACATGGTTCGGCTGGTGGCCTTTATCACTTTAGAGATCTGATGATGGAAGATGATCCg TCATATATCTTTTTGCTGAACTGTGATGTATGCTGCAGTTTTCCACTGCCAGAAATGCTAG ATGCTCACAAAAGATATGGCGGGATGGGAACAATACTAGTTGTGAAG GTTTCTGCAGAGTCAGCGAGCGAGTTTGGGGAATTAGTTGCTGATCCAACAACTAATGAACTATTGCATTACACAGAGAAACCTGAAACTTTT GTAAGTGATCGTATAAACTGTGGTGTGTACATATTTACACCAGATATCTTTACAGCCATAGAGGGTGTTTCTACTCAGCGCAAAGACAGAG CTAACCTAAGACGTGTTTCCAGCTTTGAAGCAATGCAGCCAGACCCAAG GACTCTTCCAGCAAATTATGTCAGATTGGATCAAGATATCCTCTCACCTCTTGCGGGGAAGAAACagttatatatttatgaaacCAATGACTTTTGGGAACAAATCAAAACTCCAGG GATGTCCATAAAATGTTCTAGCTTGTATCTTGCCCAATTTCGCCACACATCTCCCCATCTACTAGCAAATGGAGATGGTATTAAGAAAGCCGGCATCACTGGTGATGTTTATATTCACCCGTCAGCAAAAGTGCATCCATCTGCTAAG ATTGGTCCAAGTGTATCAATATCTGCAAATGCTCGTATTGGAGCCGGTGCAAGGCTAAAAAATTGTATCATCCTTGATGATGTAGAGATCAAG GAAAATGCTGTTGTTAGTCATGCAATTGTTGGATGGAAATCCTCTATTGGACTATGGGCACGTGTCCAG GCTAGTGGAGATTACAATGCAAAGCTTGGGGTAACTATACTTG GTGAATCTGTAACAGTTGAGGATGAGGTGGTGGTTTTTAATAGCATTGTTCTGCCACATAAGACCCTAAATGTTGGTGTTCAAGATGAGATTCTTTTATAG